Below is a window of Candidatus Krumholzibacteriia bacterium DNA.
AACGCGCGCCGCCACGAGGAAGCCCGCACCGCGACGCGGTGCAACCCTCCCTTCCCCTCCCGAGGCTCTGCCCGGGCACCGTTCTTGATAGCAGGACGGCAAACCCCGCCCGGGGTTCTTCCGTTCACCGTGACACCCGGAGCTGGACATGCTGCAGATCCGCCGCGACATCCGCATGATCGAGGGCCGACCCGTGGGCGTCCTCGTTCTGCAGGGTTACGTGGACAGCATGGACTCCTTGGCGCTGGAACGCGCCATCGACGAAATCTACTCCCAGGATGTCTTCGACATCGTCCTCGACGTCACCCAGGTGAGCCACATCGGCTCCGCCGGCTGGAGCGTCATCATCAGCAAGCTCAGCCTGCTCGGCGAGAAACGCGGCTACTTCCGCTTCGCCGGCATGCGGCCCGATGTCCGCCAGGTCTTCCACATCGTCGGCATCGAGAACATCGCCGGCATCGAGATGCACGACTACCTCGAGGATGCCTTCCGCGCCTGCCGCGCCACCGTCCAGCACGCCTGACTCGCTCCCCCACCGTGCCGCCGTCCGCAACGCCTTGCAGGATGCCGCCCTGCGTGTGAGACTCGGAACCTCGGCGAACTCCCACCCCAGGCCCGAGACGAGGGACCGTGGCCGA
It encodes the following:
- a CDS encoding STAS domain-containing protein, with product MLQIRRDIRMIEGRPVGVLVLQGYVDSMDSLALERAIDEIYSQDVFDIVLDVTQVSHIGSAGWSVIISKLSLLGEKRGYFRFAGMRPDVRQVFHIVGIENIAGIEMHDYLEDAFRACRATVQHA